In Lactiplantibacillus pentosus, the sequence GAGCCATTCAGACTAGCCGTCGCATTATTCCAATACTGGGTGCCACGCCAACTGATCTGTTTGGTGATGTCTGGGCCCCCATGACCAAGTTCAACACTGGTAGAACCGGCTGACATCTTCTTGTGGTACATTGAAAAAGTGACGGAATTCTGGGTGCCGCTCGCCTTGCCCGCAACTAAGTGGACAAGTCCGGTCTGGTTATAAGTGGCGACCGCTTCTTTAAAGACTAGGCGAGCCGCTTTCGGTAAGTTACTTGAAAATGTGTAATAATAAGTCTTTTTCAGGGTCGTGTTCTGCACGATTGATTCGATTGGTGTCGCGTCAGTGGTACTCGTCGATGACGAAGCCGCCACTGAACTGGATTCACTGGCACTGCTCGTACTTGTCGTGCTACTTGCTGACGAGTTATTCGTACTGTCGCCTGATGACTGAGTCGTTGTCGAGTCAGCCGTCTCACTGGTCTCATCCGCATCTAACAGATGGCTTGATAAGTCCCCAGATAAGGCTGCTGCCAAGTTCTTCTGACTAGTCTGATATAAGGCAACGGCGCGGGGCGCCAACGTATCATAGTGGCGCCAGCC encodes:
- a CDS encoding matrixin family metalloprotease, whose product is MLKNLIRGLKALCLIGLVIFGWRHYDTLAPRAVALYQTSQKNLAAALSGDLSSHLLDADETSETADSTTTQSSGDSTNNSSASSTTSTSSASESSSVAASSSTSTTDATPIESIVQNTTLKKTYYYTFSSNLPKAARLVFKEAVATYNQTGLVHLVAGKASGTQNSVTFSMYHKKMSAGSTSVELGHGGPDITKQISWRGTQYWNNATASLNGSYSSAFSKSVAVHELGHALGLDHSTSKESVMYPISQGKSSLSSADIAALRTIYQKNA